The Synergistetes bacterium HGW-Synergistetes-1 genome has a window encoding:
- a CDS encoding TetR/AcrR family transcriptional regulator produces the protein MADTKENILHTALRLFARDGYEAASVSDIAGELGITKGALYKHYKNKQDIFNSIVERMYQIDAERAKKFEVPEETFDRSPEAYRNTDMDKITAFIEAQFHFLTEDEFARNFRKMLILEQYRNPEIAELYQKCLVSGPVSYIEDLFREMMERGIWDKSDPKQLALEFYAPFYLLLSISDASPENKEPAKLLTVHIERFIEKNPALRKDK, from the coding sequence ATGGCCGACACAAAAGAAAATATTTTGCACACTGCGCTCCGCCTGTTTGCGCGGGATGGATATGAGGCCGCTTCAGTCAGCGATATCGCCGGGGAGCTTGGCATCACAAAAGGAGCTTTATATAAGCACTATAAGAATAAGCAAGATATTTTTAACAGCATTGTGGAGCGTATGTATCAGATCGATGCTGAAAGAGCGAAAAAGTTTGAAGTGCCGGAGGAAACATTTGACAGGTCACCGGAGGCCTACCGGAATACTGATATGGATAAGATCACGGCTTTCATCGAAGCGCAGTTTCATTTTTTGACGGAGGATGAATTTGCCCGTAATTTCCGAAAAATGCTTATATTAGAGCAATACAGAAACCCGGAAATTGCCGAACTGTATCAAAAATGCCTTGTAAGCGGACCGGTCAGTTATATAGAAGATCTATTCCGTGAAATGATGGAAAGGGGTATTTGGGACAAAAGCGATCCGAAACAGCTTGCACTTGAGTTTTATGCGCCGTTTTATCTGCTGCTTAGTATTTCGGATGCGTCGCCTGAGAATAAAGAGCCCGCTAAGTTGCTAACGGTGCACATAGAGCGTTTTATAGAAAAGAACCCCGCACTGCGTAAAGACAAATAA
- a CDS encoding SAM-dependent methyltransferase — MEDMTIHEFDFALINEFFIELERQGPGSPEETIRALSFIRNLSDKTKIADLGCGTGFQTMVLAQNTEATITALDLFAGSIDKLNAKAKILGLQNRVKGVVGSMDDLPFGDEEFDIIWSEGAIGNIGFEKGLAHWKRFLKKEGYVAVTYESWFTDERPAEIEKWWTDAVPEISTIAHNIAVMQKTGYVPVAAFTLPETCWTENYFAPQKARQEEFLKKHAGNKAAENMIAFMRREAELYEKYKRYYGYVFYIGKKVGNWGISER; from the coding sequence ATGGAAGATATGACGATCCACGAATTTGATTTTGCACTCATAAATGAATTTTTCATAGAACTTGAACGCCAAGGGCCAGGCAGTCCCGAAGAAACGATCAGGGCGTTGAGTTTTATACGGAACCTTTCAGATAAAACAAAAATAGCAGATCTGGGCTGCGGCACAGGTTTTCAGACAATGGTCCTGGCACAAAACACAGAAGCCACAATAACCGCACTGGACCTTTTCGCCGGTTCGATCGACAAACTTAACGCAAAAGCCAAAATACTTGGTTTACAGAACAGGGTCAAGGGTGTCGTCGGTTCAATGGACGATCTGCCCTTTGGAGACGAGGAATTCGATATCATATGGTCTGAGGGAGCCATTGGCAATATAGGTTTTGAAAAAGGCCTGGCCCACTGGAAGCGCTTCCTCAAAAAAGAGGGATACGTCGCCGTGACATATGAGTCATGGTTTACAGACGAGCGCCCCGCTGAAATTGAAAAATGGTGGACAGACGCAGTCCCTGAGATCAGCACGATAGCGCACAATATTGCTGTCATGCAAAAAACAGGATACGTTCCAGTTGCCGCATTTACGCTGCCCGAAACCTGCTGGACAGAAAATTATTTTGCACCGCAAAAAGCCAGACAGGAGGAATTCCTGAAAAAGCACGCGGGGAATAAGGCCGCCGAGAATATGATCGCATTCATGAGGCGCGAGGCAGAACTATATGAAAAATACAAGCGGTACTATGGGTATGTCTTCTATATTGGCAAAAAAGTTGGCAATTGGGGCATATCGGAGCGCTAG